The genomic segment CTATAGTTGATGGCCACAACGACCCACGAGCCGTCTTTGTTCTGATAGGCCGAGACCATCACGCCATAGGGGTCTTCCTTCTGTTTTGAGTCAACGTCGTAGCGCACGGCACCAGGACGCACAAAGCGACTATAGTTACCCAGTGCCCACATCAGGCGACTGTCTTGGGCACGATGCTGGCGGTCATACACACGGATAAGACCGTCCTTATAGTTACCACCACAGGCACGCCACCAAGACCAGCTCTCGGCATTGGCATAGCAGAGGTCGTGATGAATGACGCGAGCCACATAGAGGGCGGTTTTCATCGTAAAGTCATAACCACCGCCACCACCAATCTCCTCGTCATTACTCATAATACAGATCTCCGACTGCCAGAACTTCACGCCATATTTCTTCAATGTCTTACGCAGGTCCTGACGGATACGCTTCATATAACTGACAGGCGTGTTAGTCCAATAGCTGTGTGCCAGCATCAAGTGGGGCACCAATGGCGTATCGCCCAGATAGGTCTGTGTACTGTCCTTCGACCAGAACGAGGCAATGGCGTTGCCACGCTCCCAAGACGTCTTATAGACGCCCAGAAGACAGCGCAGGTCGCTCGACTCGTTGACCATGATTTGCGTCTTGAGTCCCTTTTCTGTAAAGGCCTTACTCGTCTTGCGCGCCACCTCGGCTATCTCCCAATTGGTGGCAGGCGAGCCCTCCTGCTTGGGGCCCTGCCAGTTCCAGTGGCCATCAGGCTCGTTGACAGGCGATATATAGTCGATATGCACACCATGCTCGCGCTCCAAGCCGCTGACCGATTCGGCCATGAACTTGGCAAAGTCATCGTAGCACTCATAGCGCAGGTTCAGCGTACCATCACGACCAGTGTTGGTGGCCAACTCATTCTCAGTGAAATACACAGGGGGTGAGTTGAGGAAGGCTAGGATATAGGGCACACCACGCTGCTTGGCCATCTTGAGAAACTTCACCTGACCAGCCTGACGAGACCAGTCGTAGGTACCGTCAAAGCGCAGGAAGCACTCCGTACGAGTGTCCCTATTAATATACGAGGAGTCGCCCTGCTCAGCACTGCCTGCCCCCAGGTTGAAGCGCCACAATGAAAGACCTATGCCACGAGGCTGTCCATTAGCGTCGTTCTCTGTAGAAAAGAGCCAATCGGCAATCTGCTGTTGGACATTTTCTTCAGGCCATAGACCGATGTTCTGCATAGACCACGCGTCAGAAGCTCCGAAATGCTCGATGGTCTGCTGCGGGCTTTTCGGATTAATCGTGTAAGTCTGCGCCTGAACGGCGAGGGCGCATGTAAGAAACGCCAGAGTCAGTACTTGTTTCATAAGTAAGTTTTAAATGTTGGATTGTTGGATGCAAAGATAAGAAAAATATCTGGAAAAGTACGCTGATATAAAAACTTTTTCGTAACTTTGTACCAACAAACAACCAATAAACTCATAGACGATGAAAGCTATACAGTGTTTTGATGAATTGGCCGAACATCTGAAAGCCAGTGGCACTAGGCGCAGAGTGGCCGTAGTTTGCGGACAAGACGAAAGCACGAAGGGTGCTGTGATGCGAGCCAAGGAGGCTGGTTTCGCAGAGCCTATCTTCGTTGACGATGACGATGTGGACGTGGCGGCAGCCAAGGCTGTGGCGCTGGTTCGCGAAGGTCAGGCCGACGTCATTATGAAGGGTCTGCTCAACACGGACAACCTGCTGAAGGCCATCCTCAACAAAGAGACGGGCATCCTGCCCAAGGGACAGGTGCTCACCCACCTTACTTGCGCCAAACTTCCCATGTACGATAAGTTACTGTTCATGACCGATGTGGCCGTGATTCCCTACCCCACCAAGGAGCAGCGCGAGCAGCAGCTGCAGTATCTGCTGACCCTATGCAGAAAGATGGGCGTTGAGGAGCCGCGTATTGCCCTTATCAGTTGCTCTGAGAAGGTGAACCCCAAGCATTTCCCTTGCACCGTGGAGTATCAGGAGCTGGTAGAGAAGACCAAGACAGGCGCTTTTGGTCCATGTATCGTGGACGGACCGCTCGACCTGAAGACATCGCTCTCGCCTGCTGCCTTGCACAAGAAGGGCATCCAGTCGCCTCTGGAAGGAAAGTCGGACGGCCTTATCTTCTCGGATATCCAGGCTGGCAATGTCTTCTATAAGACTATCACGTTGTTCTGCGAAGCTCAGACAGCTGCCATCCTGCAGGGTCCTCAGGTGCCTGTGGTACTCACCTCGCGTGCCGACTCGGCCGACAATAAGTTCTATTCGCTGGCATTGGCCTGCGTATAGCACGTTCCCATTAAGCATTCAACATTTTTTTGCCTATGTATATATTGGTCATTAATCCTGGTTCCACATCCACGAAGATGGCTGTCTTCGAGGACGAGAAGCCAAGGATATTGCGTGGCATCAATCATACCAACGAGGAGTTGGCGAAGTTTGGCGACGACGTACTGAACCAATTGGAGTATCGCAAACAGTTGATACTCGACGAACTGAACCGCATGAACGAGCCGATGCGCTTCGATGCCGTGATTGGTCGCGGCGGATTGGTAAAGCCTATTGCGGGTGGCGTATATGAGATTAACCAGCAGATGCTGGACGACACACTCAACGGCATTGCGATGCACAACCACGCCTGCAATCTGGGATGCCTGATTGCGCACGAGATTGCTCAAACCATTCCTGGTTGCCGTTCATTTATTGCCGACCCAGGCGTGGTGGACGAGTTGAACGACTATGCTCGCATCAGCGGCTCACCCTTGATGAACCGCATCTGCATCTGGCATGCCTTGAACCAACGCGCCATCGCACGACGCTTTGCCAACGAGATTGGCAAACGCTACGAGGACCTCGACCTGATTATCTGCCACTTAGGTGGAGGCATCTCTGTGGCGGCCCATCAGCACGGAAGGGCTGTCGATGCCAACAACGCACTGGATGGCGAGGGACCGTTCTCGCCTGAGCGCGCAGGCAGTCTGCCTGCTGCCGACCTTATCCGACTGAGTTTCAGTGGCAAGTATTCTGAGAAGCAACTACTCAAGCGCCTGGCTGGCAAGGCCGGACTAAATGCCCACCTGGGCACCAGCAACGTGAAGGAGATAGAGCAGCGCATAGCCAATGGCGACGAGCATGCTGAGATGATTCTGAACGCCATGATCTATCACGTGGCAAAGAACATCGTGGGACTTGGGGCTGTGTTCTGTGGCAAGGTTGATGCCATCCTGCTCACTGGCGGACTGGCTCGCTCGGAATATGTGATCAGCCGATTGCGTCAGCGTATTGAGTTCCTGGCACCCACCTATTGTTTCCCTGGCGAAGATGAAATGGAAGCCCTGGCTCTGAATGCGCTGGCTGTGCTGCGAGGGAAGCGAGAAGTGAAGATATACGAATAAAAATAAAGGCTGACCCGTTGGTCAGCCTTTATTTGTTATATTAAGCGTCGATATTAGCATAAGTAGCGTTCTTCTCGATGAACTCACGACGTGGCTCCACATCGTCGCCCATCAGCATTGAGAAGATCTCATCAGCCTCAGCAGCATTCTCGATGGTTACCTGCTTCAGCAGTCGGTTCTCAGGATTCATTGTCGTCTCCCACAACTGCTCTGGGTTCATCTCACCCAGACCTTTGTAGCGCTGTGTGTGCAGGGCAGAAGAGTTCTCGTCGCCAGCCACATACTTGTCGATGAAAGCCTGACGCTGCTGCTCAGTGTAGCAGTACTCAGAGACCTTCTTATAGGTGCACTTGTAAAGGGGAGGTGTGGCAATATAGAGGTGACCACCCTGAATAACCTGCGGCATAAAGCGATAGAAGAGCGTCATGATCAGCGTGTCGATGTGCGAGCCATCGACGTCGGCGTCGGTCATGATGATAATCTTGTCGTAACGCAGCTTATCGATATTGGCATCCTTTGAGTCCTCGCCGTCAACGCCGAAGCGCACACCAATACTCTGGATGATGTTCATCACAGACTCGGCCTCGAACACACGGTGCCACTGTACCTTCTCAACGTTCAGGATCTTACCACGCAAGGGCAGGATAGCCTGGAAATGACGGTCGCGACCCTGCTTGGCAGAACCACCGGCCGAGTCACCCTCGACGAGGAAGATCTCACATTCCTTAGGATCCTTGTTCGAGCAGTCGGCCAACTTACCAGGCAGGCCACCGCCAGTCATAGGATTCTTACGCTGTACGCTCTCACGTGCCTTACGGGCAGCAATACGGGCTGTGGCAGCCAGAATCACTTTCTCGCAGATGGTATGAGCCTCCTTGGGGTTCTCCTCCAGGTAGTTGGTCATAGCCTCGCCTACGGCCTTCTGTACAGCACCGTTCACCTCGCTGTTACCCAGCTTTGTCTTGGTCTGACCCTCGAACTGAGGCTCGGCCACCTTTACTGAGATGATGGCAGTAAGACCCTCGCGGAAGTCGTCCTGTGCCACCTCAATCTTGGCCTTCTCAATCTGCTTGCGCAACTGATCGTCCTCGTCGGCATACTTCTTCAGTGTACGGGCCAGGGCAATGCGGAAACCTGTCAGGTGGGTACCACCTTCAATGGTGTTGATATTGTTAACGTAAGAGTGGATATTCTCTGAATAGTCGCTATTATACAGCAGAGCCACCTCGATGGGCACACCGTCCTTCTCGGTCTTCAGACAGATAGGGTCGCCGATGATAGAGGTACGATGACGGTCCACGTAGCGCACAAACTCCTTCAGGCCTTCCTTGGCGTGGAACACCTCGGGCTCGCGCAGCTTACCCTCCTCATCAGGACGCAGGTCGGTGAGCGTGATGGTGATGCCGGCATTCAGATAGGCCAGCTCGCGCATACGCTTGGCGATGATGTCGTACTTATAGAGGGTGGTGGTGAAGATAGAGCCGTCGGGCCAGAACTGCTGACGGGTACCTGTCTTGTCGGTGTCGCCCACAATCTTCACGTCGTACAGGGGCTTACCCTTCTCGTACTCCTGCTGATAGATATGACCATTACGGAACACCTGCGACTTCATATGAGTAGACAGAGCGTTCACACAGCTCACACCCACACCATGAAGACCACCAGAAACCTTATAAGAGCCTTTATCAAACTTACCACCAGCGTGAAGCACCGTCATAACCACCTCAAGGGCGCTCTTGTGCATCTTCTCGTGTTCGTCTACAGGGATACCACGTCCATTATCCTGAACGGTGATAGAATTATCTTCGTTAATGGTCACTTCGATGTGCGTGCAATAGCCTGCCATAGCCTCATCGATAGAGTTATCGACAGTCTCGTTCACCAAGTGGTGCAGACCTTTTTCACTGATGTCGCCGATATACATAGCAGGGCGCTTGCGCACGGCTTCCAATCCCTCAAGTACCTGAATGTTACTCGCGGAATAATTTTGTTCTGTTTGGTTCAGTTCTTCTGCCATTTTCTTTATTGTACTAAATTGGTGCAAAGGTACAAAATAAAAGCGAGAATGACGAATTTTTTCGTGCGAAAAAAACGATAAAAAAAGCCGCCCAAGCGAACTTGAGCGGCTTTGTTGTATTTTTGAGGCTTATTAAGCCAGCTTATTCACGTGCTGAGCGAGGCTTGACTTCAGGTTAGCAGCCTTGTTCTTGTGAATAATGTTGGTCTTAGCCAACTTGTCCAGCATCTTCTGAACTTTGGGATAGAGAGCAGTAGCCTCTTCCTTGTTTGTCATAGCGCGCAGCTTGCGAACAGCGTTACGCATGGTCTTAGCATAGTACTTGTTGTGCAATGCCTTCTTCTTGTCCTGGCGAATTCTCTTCACCGATGATTTGTGGTTTGCCATTTTTTAATTAATTTTTTGTTGTTAAATTTAAAGCTTATGGGTCTTGCTCCTCAAGGGATGCCCTGGGCGGACCTTTCAGAAGAGTGGCCTCTTCAAAAAAAATCCTCCGCCACCCCTTCCCAACTCCTGCTGGTAGCGCACCACTGCGCAGATGACGGATTTTAATTTTGTAGTCCCTAGGAGAGTCGAACTCCTCTTTAGAGAATGAAAATCTCTCGTCCTAACCGATAGACGAAGGGACCATCGACGCTTAAAGCGGGTGCAAAATTACTACTTTTTTCTGGTTTAGCCAAATTTTCCCAAAGAAAACTGCTCTTTTTTGTGTTTTTTTTGCTAATTTCGCAGCCATGAAGGTTAAGACTGAGGCAATTATACTGCATACTTTCAAATATGGCGAGTCGAAATTAGTGGTCGACACATTCACCAAAAGTCATGGGCGTCTTTCGTTCATGGTTCCCATGCCTCGCAGCGCTCATGGCAAGATCAAGAAGCAGTATTTCCAGCCACTTACCTTATTAAATATAGAGGCCGACGTCAACCTACAGTCTCAACTGCAGAAGATTAGCGAGGCCTCGCTGCTGGCCCCTCTGCCCTCGCTACTGAGCGATCCTTCGAAGTTGGCCATCGGACTTTTCATCTGCGAGTTTCTTTATCATGCCTTGCGTGGCGAGCAGCAGAATGAGCCTTTGTTCGAGTATGTCTGCACCAGCATTCAGTGGCTGGATCAACGCGAGAGCGACTTTGCCAATTTCCACCTGGTGTTCCTGATGCACCTCAGTCGTTTCCTGGGCTTCTATCCCAACCTGGAGGCACCAAGGCATGAAGGCGAAAAGGCCCAACGAAGCGAGGACAATCTGTATTTCGACCTACGTGCGGCCTGTTTCTGCGAGCACACACCGCTGCATCGCGATTTCCTGATGCCCAACGAGGCCAGTCGCATCCGCCTGCTCATGCGCATGGATTTTTTCTCTATGCATCTTTTCCGCATGGGTCGTGCCGACCGCAACCGCATCCTGGAACTTATCATCCAGTACTATCGCCTTCACATTCCCCAATTCCCTGAACTCCGTTCTCTCCCCGTTCTGCAGGAGTTGTTTCAGTAAACCGCAAGGCTTTTTCCCCGTTTAACAAAGGCTTTTTCTCCTTTAATTTTTGTTTGTCTTGTTTTAAATAAGGTTGACACCAAAAGTTCAACATTATGGTGAAACAACCCAAAGAAAAATGTTATTCTAGAGATGTAAATCTGATTAACGAGATGAAGGATGTCTTTGATATGCGTTATGTCCAGCACCTCCGTGAGAGTGAAATTTTATCACGTACAGGTCTAAATAGAACTCGTTATTACAAAATTCTTCGTACCTTTGCTGCGGAATATCCAGATTTAGCAGATCAAATGAAGAAAAAAGGCAATGATGTAACTCCGGAGGACTACAAGAAGTTACTTGAGGAGGTGTCAACCCTGAAGTCTCAACTGAAGAAAGAGAAGCTTCGTGCAGACTTCTATGAGGAGATGGTGGCTTTTGGCAAGGAAGTGTACGGCATTGACTTAAAAAAAGCTGGCACCAAGTAGTGAGTAGGCTTTACACTCGCGACGCGAAGGCTTATCCTGTCACGTCGCAGTGTGAGCTGCTTGGTGTGAGTACACAGGCCTACTACAAACACGGCAACAGTCAGATGCGTAAGCTCGCAGAAGAGACATTTGTAGTGGAGTTTATCAAGAATATCCGCAAGAAGGACCGCGGCATGGGCGGTGGTCCGCTGTGGCATAAGTATACAGATACATTCGGCGAGGAACACAGTGTGGGCTACAACCGTTTCTACGACATCATTGACAAATACGGCTTGAAGGTGCGCAAGAAGAAGCGTCGTACCAGGACAACGGACTCCGACCACGACCTGCCCTTGTATCCCAACCTTGTGAAGAAGCTCATCCCGTTACGTCCCAACCAACTATGGGTGAGCGACATCACCTATATGGTCGTCTATCTCAATGGCCAGACTGGCGAGTACGATTTCTGCTACCTGTCGCTGGTGACGGACTACTATACGAAAGAGATTATCGGCTGGTGCGTGGGCGATACGCTGGAGGCCAAGTTTGCCATTAACGCGCTCAACATGGCTTTGAAGCGTCTTGGCGGAAATCCTGCCCATGACCTCATCCACCACTCTGACCGCGGCGTCCAATACGCCAGCTACGCCTATACGGATATTCTGAAAGCAAACAATATCAAGATCAGCATGACTGAGTGTGGAGATCCCAAGGAGAATGCAGTAGCCGAACGTGTCAACGGCATTATCAAGAACGAATTGCTTATGGACATGTCGTTTTTCTCTATTGATGAGGTAAAAAGAGCCCTGAAAGTAGCTATTGACTTCTATAACAACGAGCGTCCACATATGAGCCTTGACTGGAAAACACCAGCTCAGGCTGCTCTCTGTACTGGCGAATTGAAGAAGAAATGGAAGAGTCACAGAGAAATTGCACTCAAAGCTTTGGCTGCATAAAATTAAATAGGTATCTTTGCATCAGAATAGGTGTAAACCCGATTTATAACTAATTCCAAATAGAGTCAACGTGAAATAAAAATTAAGTTTAATTGAGTCAACTCTTATCATTAATAAGACTGGAAGTAGTCAACTAAAATCGTTAAACTACAGTTTCCACTTTGTTTCCATAAGCGAAACACTTTGTTTCCTTTATAGAAACACTCTGTTTCCATTATGGATACACTTTGTTTCCATTATAGAAACACTCTGTTTCCATTATGTTTTCAGTCTAAGAGCGTTGTTGTCTACTCAAACGATATACTACAGGAAAAACACGAAGATTTTGAGATTTTTGCGAAATACTGCCAAATAAATTTTGAGAATTTTGTGGTTTTGCCCCTAAAAAATTTTGAGGAAAGAAAATAATTCCCTATATTTGCAACGTCAAAACAAGGAAATTATGGAGCCTAAGAGACTTTTCAAACGTAAAATATACGACCAGCTACTCAAGTGGAAGCAGCAGAGCAATGGAAACAGTGCTCTCCTCATAGAAGGTGCTCGTCGAATCGGCAAATCAACTATCGTTAAGAGCTTTGCCAAGAACGAGTACAAGTCCTTCATCTTTATCGATTTCACCAAATGCTCAAAGGAAGTCAAGGATCTCTTTAACGACATATCTGACCTCAATTATATTTTTCTGAGGCTTCAGCTGATTTATGGTGTGCAATTAATCGAACGAGAATCCCTTATTATTTTTGATGAGGTGCAGTTCCAGCCTCTTGCTCGTCAGGCAATCAAGTCGTTTGTGGAAGACCATCGTTACGATTATATAGAAACTGGCTCCCTTATTTCTATTCGAAAAAACACA from the Prevotella sp. E15-22 genome contains:
- a CDS encoding phosphate acyltransferase, which gives rise to MKAIQCFDELAEHLKASGTRRRVAVVCGQDESTKGAVMRAKEAGFAEPIFVDDDDVDVAAAKAVALVREGQADVIMKGLLNTDNLLKAILNKETGILPKGQVLTHLTCAKLPMYDKLLFMTDVAVIPYPTKEQREQQLQYLLTLCRKMGVEEPRIALISCSEKVNPKHFPCTVEYQELVEKTKTGAFGPCIVDGPLDLKTSLSPAALHKKGIQSPLEGKSDGLIFSDIQAGNVFYKTITLFCEAQTAAILQGPQVPVVLTSRADSADNKFYSLALACV
- a CDS encoding glycoside hydrolase family 30 protein, whose protein sequence is MKQVLTLAFLTCALAVQAQTYTINPKSPQQTIEHFGASDAWSMQNIGLWPEENVQQQIADWLFSTENDANGQPRGIGLSLWRFNLGAGSAEQGDSSYINRDTRTECFLRFDGTYDWSRQAGQVKFLKMAKQRGVPYILAFLNSPPVYFTENELATNTGRDGTLNLRYECYDDFAKFMAESVSGLEREHGVHIDYISPVNEPDGHWNWQGPKQEGSPATNWEIAEVARKTSKAFTEKGLKTQIMVNESSDLRCLLGVYKTSWERGNAIASFWSKDSTQTYLGDTPLVPHLMLAHSYWTNTPVSYMKRIRQDLRKTLKKYGVKFWQSEICIMSNDEEIGGGGGYDFTMKTALYVARVIHHDLCYANAESWSWWRACGGNYKDGLIRVYDRQHRAQDSRLMWALGNYSRFVRPGAVRYDVDSKQKEDPYGVMVSAYQNKDGSWVVVAINYSENSQPFSFTVGRNDVAACSWQPYRTSDADGETLKPLTPCSGETTLAPRSITTFVSKQ
- the rpsT gene encoding 30S ribosomal protein S20, producing the protein MANHKSSVKRIRQDKKKALHNKYYAKTMRNAVRKLRAMTNKEEATALYPKVQKMLDKLAKTNIIHKNKAANLKSSLAQHVNKLA
- a CDS encoding IS3 family transposase; its protein translation is MSRLYTRDAKAYPVTSQCELLGVSTQAYYKHGNSQMRKLAEETFVVEFIKNIRKKDRGMGGGPLWHKYTDTFGEEHSVGYNRFYDIIDKYGLKVRKKKRRTRTTDSDHDLPLYPNLVKKLIPLRPNQLWVSDITYMVVYLNGQTGEYDFCYLSLVTDYYTKEIIGWCVGDTLEAKFAINALNMALKRLGGNPAHDLIHHSDRGVQYASYAYTDILKANNIKISMTECGDPKENAVAERVNGIIKNELLMDMSFFSIDEVKRALKVAIDFYNNERPHMSLDWKTPAQAALCTGELKKKWKSHREIALKALAA
- the gyrB gene encoding DNA topoisomerase (ATP-hydrolyzing) subunit B, whose translation is MAEELNQTEQNYSASNIQVLEGLEAVRKRPAMYIGDISEKGLHHLVNETVDNSIDEAMAGYCTHIEVTINEDNSITVQDNGRGIPVDEHEKMHKSALEVVMTVLHAGGKFDKGSYKVSGGLHGVGVSCVNALSTHMKSQVFRNGHIYQQEYEKGKPLYDVKIVGDTDKTGTRQQFWPDGSIFTTTLYKYDIIAKRMRELAYLNAGITITLTDLRPDEEGKLREPEVFHAKEGLKEFVRYVDRHRTSIIGDPICLKTEKDGVPIEVALLYNSDYSENIHSYVNNINTIEGGTHLTGFRIALARTLKKYADEDDQLRKQIEKAKIEVAQDDFREGLTAIISVKVAEPQFEGQTKTKLGNSEVNGAVQKAVGEAMTNYLEENPKEAHTICEKVILAATARIAARKARESVQRKNPMTGGGLPGKLADCSNKDPKECEIFLVEGDSAGGSAKQGRDRHFQAILPLRGKILNVEKVQWHRVFEAESVMNIIQSIGVRFGVDGEDSKDANIDKLRYDKIIIMTDADVDGSHIDTLIMTLFYRFMPQVIQGGHLYIATPPLYKCTYKKVSEYCYTEQQRQAFIDKYVAGDENSSALHTQRYKGLGEMNPEQLWETTMNPENRLLKQVTIENAAEADEIFSMLMGDDVEPRREFIEKNATYANIDA
- the recO gene encoding DNA repair protein RecO, which codes for MKVKTEAIILHTFKYGESKLVVDTFTKSHGRLSFMVPMPRSAHGKIKKQYFQPLTLLNIEADVNLQSQLQKISEASLLAPLPSLLSDPSKLAIGLFICEFLYHALRGEQQNEPLFEYVCTSIQWLDQRESDFANFHLVFLMHLSRFLGFYPNLEAPRHEGEKAQRSEDNLYFDLRAACFCEHTPLHRDFLMPNEASRIRLLMRMDFFSMHLFRMGRADRNRILELIIQYYRLHIPQFPELRSLPVLQELFQ
- the buk gene encoding butyrate kinase — its product is MYILVINPGSTSTKMAVFEDEKPRILRGINHTNEELAKFGDDVLNQLEYRKQLILDELNRMNEPMRFDAVIGRGGLVKPIAGGVYEINQQMLDDTLNGIAMHNHACNLGCLIAHEIAQTIPGCRSFIADPGVVDELNDYARISGSPLMNRICIWHALNQRAIARRFANEIGKRYEDLDLIICHLGGGISVAAHQHGRAVDANNALDGEGPFSPERAGSLPAADLIRLSFSGKYSEKQLLKRLAGKAGLNAHLGTSNVKEIEQRIANGDEHAEMILNAMIYHVAKNIVGLGAVFCGKVDAILLTGGLARSEYVISRLRQRIEFLAPTYCFPGEDEMEALALNALAVLRGKREVKIYE